Part of the Nocardia higoensis genome, CGTTCTCCTGTCGGGGTGTCACGGGGCGTTCCCGGGCCCGGTGCGGCGGGCCCGGGAACGAATTCGTCTATGGCTCAGGGGTTTCGGGTCAGTGCGCGATCGCCTTCTCCGCGCCCACGCCGGTGATCGAGCGCACCTCCATCTCGATGGCCTTCTCCGGGTCCTCCGGCCTGCCATCGCCGAGCAGGGTGCCCGCGATGCCGAGCGCGAACGCCAGCGGGATGGACACGATGCCGGGGTTCGACAGCGGGAACCAGTCGAAGTCCAGCTTCGGCAGCATGGCCGTCTTGGTGCCCGACACCGCGGGGGAGAACACGATCAGCACGATGGTGGAGATCAGGCCGCCGTACATGCTCCACAGCGCGCCCCGGGTGTTGAACCGCTTCCAGAACAGCGAGTACACGATGGTCGGCAGGTTCGCCGCCGCGGCGACCGCGAAGGCCAGCGCCACCAGGAAGGCGATGTTCTGGCCGTTGGCCAGGATGCCCAGGCCGATGGCGAGCACTCCGATCACCACCGCGGTGATCCGCGAGACCCGCACCTGCGACTTCTCATCGGCCTCGCCCCGCTTGATGACACTGGCGTAGATGTCGTGGGCGAAGGAGGCCGAGGCGGTGATGGTCAGGCCGGCCACCACGGCGAGGATGGTCGCGAAGGCGACCGCCGAGATGATGCCCAGCAGCAGCACGCCGCCGAGTTCGAACGCCAGCAGCGGGGCCGCCGAGTTCTGTCCGCCTGCCGCGGCCAGGATGCGGTCCTGGCCGACGATGGCGGCGGCGCCGTAACCGAGCACCAGGGTGAACAGGTAGAACGCGCCGATCAGGGCGATCGCCCACACCACCGAGCGACGCGCTTCCCTGGCGGTCGGGACGGTATAGAAGCGCATCAGCACGTGCGGCAGACCGGCGGTGCCCAGCACCAGGGCCAGGCCGAGGGACAGGAAGTTCAACTTGGAGGTCTCGCTGCCGCCGTACTGCGCGCCCGGCGCGAGCACGTCTCGGGAGGCGACCGCCTCGTTCGTCGAACCGCTGATCATCTCCTGGGCTGAGCCGAGCAGACCGGAGATGTCGAAGGAGAACTTGGTCAACACCATCAGCGTCATGAACGCCGCGCCGGTGATGAGCAGGACGGCTTTGATGATCTGCACCCAGGTGGTGCCCTTCATCCCGCCGACCAGCACGTAGACGATCATCAGCACACCGACCACCGCGATCACCAGAGACTGCCCGGCTCGGCTGTCGATATCGAGCAGCAGCGCGACCAGACCACCCGCGCCCGCCATCTGCGCCAGCAGATAGAACAGTGACACCGTCAGCGTCGACAGCGCCGCGGCCGTGCGTACGGGGCGTTCCCGCAGTCGGAAGCTGAGCACGTCGGCCATGGTGAATTTGCCGGTGTTACGCAGCATCTCGGCGACCAGCAGCAGCGCGACCAGCCAGGCGACGAGGAAGCCGATCGAGTACAGGAACCCGTCGTAGCCGTAGACCGCGATG contains:
- a CDS encoding cation acetate symporter; this translates as MNTSVLAAGTVGNPAANIAIFALFVAVTMVVVIRASQNNTTASDYFTGGRGFSGPQNGIAIAGDYLSAASFLGIAGAIAVYGYDGFLYSIGFLVAWLVALLLVAEMLRNTGKFTMADVLSFRLRERPVRTAAALSTLTVSLFYLLAQMAGAGGLVALLLDIDSRAGQSLVIAVVGVLMIVYVLVGGMKGTTWVQIIKAVLLITGAAFMTLMVLTKFSFDISGLLGSAQEMISGSTNEAVASRDVLAPGAQYGGSETSKLNFLSLGLALVLGTAGLPHVLMRFYTVPTAREARRSVVWAIALIGAFYLFTLVLGYGAAAIVGQDRILAAAGGQNSAAPLLAFELGGVLLLGIISAVAFATILAVVAGLTITASASFAHDIYASVIKRGEADEKSQVRVSRITAVVIGVLAIGLGILANGQNIAFLVALAFAVAAAANLPTIVYSLFWKRFNTRGALWSMYGGLISTIVLIVFSPAVSGTKTAMLPKLDFDWFPLSNPGIVSIPLAFALGIAGTLLGDGRPEDPEKAIEMEVRSITGVGAEKAIAH